The Ornithinimicrobium faecis region GAGGATCACGCCAGCGGAGGCGATGGCCACGTCGGTGCCGGCACCGATCGCGATGCCGACGTCTGCGCGGGCCAAAGCGGGGGCATCGTTGACGCCGTCGCCGACCATGGCCACGGTCCGACCGCGGTCCTGCAGCTCGGCGACCTTGTCGGCCTTGTGTTCTGGCCGCACCCCGGCAAACACCTCGTCGATCCCCAGGTCAGCGGCGACAGCGTGGGCCACTGGCTCGGCATCGCCGGTGATCATCACGACCTGCAGGCCCAGCTGGTGCAGGGCGTCCACGGCCTGGCGCGACTCCGGCCGGACCTCGTCGGAGACGGAGAGGGCACCGATGAGCTCACCGTCGCGGACGACGTGCAGCACCGTGGCCCCGTCTGCAGCCCACGGCTCGCTCTCCGGCAGCGCACTCAGGCCCTCCTCCTCGAGCAGGTAGGGGCCACCCACACGGACGGTGGAGCCGTTGACCGTGGCCGTCACACCGACGGCCGGTGAGGCACTGAAGTCCGTGGCTGCTGGCACCTCCAGGTCTTGGTCGCGGGCGGCGCGCACGATCGCCCGGGCCAGGGGGTGCTCACTGTCCGCCTCCGCAGCCGCAGCCAGGGAGAGCAACTCGGCTGTCGGCATACCGCCTGCGCCGTGCAGGGAACCGACGGCCGGCTCGCCACGGGTCAGGGTGCCGGTCTTGTCGAACAGGACCGTGTCGACCGCGCGCATCTGCTCCAGCGCCAGGCGGTCCTTGACCAGCACGCCGCCGCGGGCCGCACGCTCGGTGGTGATCGAGACCACCAGCGGGATCGCCAGCCCCAGGGCGTGGGGACAGGCTATGACCAGGACGGTGATGACGCGCTCCAGCGTGGTGCCCGGGTCGCTGATCAACAGCCACACGATCGCGGCGATGATCGCCGCCGCCAGGGCATACCAGAACAGCCAGGCAGCCGCCTTGTCGGCGAGACGCTGGGCACGGCTGGAGGACCCCTGCGCCTGCTCCACGAGTCGGCGGATGCCGGCGAGGGCCGTGTTGTCTCCCACGGCCGAGACCTGCACGCGGAGACCGGAGTCGGTGGCCACGGTGCCAGCCACCACCTGGTCACCCTCTGAGCGCCGCACGGCCGCCGACTCCCCGGTGATCATCGACTCGTCCATGGCAGCCGCCCCCTGGACCACGACCCCGTCGGCGGGGACTCGCCCACCGGGTCGCACCACGACCACGTCGTCCACGGCGAGGTCGGAGGGCGCCACCGTGACGGTCGTTCCACCCTCGACGCGCTCGGCCTCATCGGGCAGGAGCGCGGCCAGCGAGTCCAGCGCAGAGGAGGTCTGCGCCAGCGAGCGCATCTCGATCCAGTGACCGAGCAGCATTATCACGACCAGGAGCGCGAGCTCCCACCAGAACTCCAGCTCGTGGGAGATGAGCCCGAGGCTGGCCGCCAGGGAGGCGACGAAGGCCACCGTGATGGCCATGCCGATCAGCAGCATCATGCCGGGCTTGCGGGTGCGGATCTCCTCGATCGCGCCGGTGTAGAACGGCTTGCCACCCCAGACAAACATCACCGTGCCCAGGACTGGCGCGACCCAGCCGATCCCCGGCACGTCCGGCAGGTCATAGCCGAGCAGGTCGGCGAACATTGGGCTGGTCAGGACCGTTGGCACCGCGAGCGCGAGCATGATCCAGAACAGCCTGCGGAACATCGCGACGTGATCGCCGTGTCCGCTGTGGCCACCATGACCACCGTGACCGCCATGTTCGCTGTGGCCACCCTGTCCGGCAGGGCCTTCGTGACCGTCGTGCGTGCCGTGACCCTCGCGGCTTACGTCGTGGCCTGCGTGGTGGTCGTTGCTTGTCCCGGCGTGGCCCTTGTGGTCACCGTGGCCGTGCGCTCCCTGCGTCATCACTCGCTCCTTTTGTATACCCTAAGGGGGTATATGGAAGCGTAGCACCCACCTGCTATTCCGCCTGTCCACCGCGATGTCAGTGCTCGCCCCTAGCGTGACGACATGACTCTCACAGTGGGCATGATCACGACCGACACGACCGACGCCGAGGCGCTCGCCAGATGGTGGGCCGAGCAGACCGGGGCCGAGGTCGCCGAGACCAACGAGGGCTGGTTCGTGATCGTGCGAGGCGGCACCCTCCCGGTCTGGCTCGCCTTTCAGAAGGTCGAGGAGGTCACCCCCGGCAAGAACCGCCTGCACCTGGATCTGACCGCCAGCGGCGGTCTGGACACCGAGGTGGAGCGCCTCCTCGCCTCCGGGGCCACCCTGGTGGAACGACGCGGAGACGAGCACTTCCGCTGGGTGACGCTGGCCGATCCGCAGGGCAATCAGTTCTGCGTGTCCGGCCCCCACGCGCCGGCGCCCGAGACCTGACCGCCACCCGAAACTCAGTCGGCGGACCCAGTCTCGTCGTCATACAGTGCCGAGGACACCACGGCACAGGGACTTGGGGACTGCATGACGACCAGCACGACGTATGGCGAGCTCAGCGACGAGCAGCAGGCGGAGGCGCTGCGCCCTGTCGCGGCGGCGGCAGCCACCGCCTTCGGACTGGAGCCGCGCAGGCTGGACGTGCACCTGCACGCCTACAACACGACATACGCCGTCGAGACGGTCGTCGGGGAGAGGTTCGCACTGCGGGTCAACACCAGCTCCACCAGCCCGCGGCGCGAGATCGCCACCCAGCAGGCCTGGCAACTGGCCATTGCCGAGGAGACCCCGGTGCACGTGGCCACACCGCGGCGGACGACAGACGGCCAGTGGTGTGCCGCCGTCGACTCCGACGCCCTCGGGCGCGAGCTGCTGGTGACCTGCGCGAGCTGGCTCGAGGGACCCGACGTCGGCACGCCCTCTCCGCAGGTCGCCCACGAGCTCGGTCGGACGATGGCCCACCTGCACCGGCAAGCACGGTCGTGGCGCCTGCCGGACGGTGCGACGCTGCCGCTGTTCGACGAGCCCCTGTTCGGCGCACCGGATCACCTGGCGGTCGCCGATCTGGAGGCCGGACAGCGGGAGGTGCTCGGGCGGACCGCGTGCATCACAGCCGACGCCTTTGCCCGCGTCGGTGCCAGCGACCAGGTCATCGCCCTGCATGCCGACCTGCACGGCGGCAACCTCAAGTGGCGCGATGGCCGACTCGCAGTCTTCGACTTCGATGACTGCGGGCTGGGGGTGCCGACGCTGGACCTGGCGATCAGCACCTTCTATCTGCGCGGCGGCGCCCCGGGGTCAGAGGAAGCGCTGCGGGAGGGCTATGCGACGGTCGCCCCGCTCCCGGACGTCAGCCCAGAACACTTCGAGGCCATCATCGCCTCACGACAGCTGCTCCTGGCCAACGACATCGTCAAGAGCACGACCGCGCAGTTCCGCGAGATGGCCAGGACCTATCTGCCCACGGCCGTCGACCGGTTGCAGCACTGGCTCGAGACCGGGCACTTCACCCGGGAACTGCCCGGGAGCTGAGCCCCCGAACGACAGGTGGGGCGGTTCAGCGTCCCGACGGGGGCTCGTCGGTGGGTGTCTCGGCCGGCGCCTCGCCCCGGGCTGCCCTCGCGTGCTCCTGCTCGGCCGCCTCGAGCAGTTCCAGGAACTCACGCTCGTTGCGGATCCGCGCGCGGTGCTTCTCCGGCAGCGCCTTGATGGTCTTGATCTCCTCCTCGAGGGCGCCGTAACTCTTCTCCCGGGCGTCCGGGTCGCCCCAGTAGCCAATGTCGAGATACTGCGTCGCGTGCCGACGGGCGTTGCCGACGGCGTTCTTGGCCTTGCCGGCCGGGCTCACCAGGGAGGCGACCACCGTGATGACCAGGACACCGATGATGACGACCAGCGACATCCCCGTGCTGACCTCCACCACCGGCACGTGCTCGCCGTCGTTGATGAAGGGCAGGGTGTTCTCGGCCAGGGCGTGCAGGATCAGCTTGACGCCGATGAAGCCCAGGATGGCCGCCAGTCCGAAGGACAGGTAGATCAGGCGGTCCAGCAGCCCGTCGATCAGGAAGTAGAGCTGCCGCAGCCCCAGCAGGGAGAAAGCCGTCGCCGTGAACACGATGTAGGTGCTCTGCGTGAGGCCAAAGATCGCGGGGATCGAGTCGATAGCAAACAGGATGTCCGTGCCGCCGATGGCGAGCATGACCACCATCATCGGCGTCATCAGACGCTTGCCGTTCTCGACCGTGAACAGCTTGTCCTCGTCGTAGCCCTCGCTCGTGGGGATGACCTTGCGGATCAGCCGCACCACGAAGTTCTCGCCCTCTGAGTCCTCGTCGTCCGGCTTGAGCATGTTGCCCGCAGTGAGCAGCAGGATCAGACCGAAAACGTAGAAGACCCAGGCGAACCGGTCGATCGCGGCAGCCCCCAGGAAGATGAACACCGTGCGTGAGATCAGCGCAAAGACGATCCCGAACAGCAGCACCTTCTGCTGGTTGGCCCGCGGCACCGCGAAACTGCCCATGATGATGAGGAAGACAAACAGGTTGTCGACCGACAGGGCCTTCTCGGTGACGTAGCCGGCGAAGTACTCCGTCCCCGGGTCGCTGCCGGCAAACACCCAGACCCCGACACCGAACAGCAGGGCGATGCCGACATAGGCAGCCGACCAGATCGCGGACTCGCGCAGCGTCGGGATGTGCGCCTTGCGCACGTGGAAGAAGAAGTCGTAGGCGAGCAGGCCGATGATCCCCAGGAGGGTGAGGATCCAGACCGTGGTGGAGACCTGCATCAGCGGGCTTGAGCACTCAGTGGGGCGGGCAGCACCCCTTAAATCTATCGGTGACCGGCCCCGCGAGCGATATCAGCGCTCACCCGGCGGGCCCCAGATCAGTCGTCCTCCTGCTCGGTGGCCTCCCGGGCGCGGCGGCGCCAGCGGCTGCGCTCGGCGGTCATGGCACGCACGTCCCCGGTCGGGCCAAGATGGCTGAGCTTGTCGGGGTTGGTGATCGAGCGGATCGCCTGGATGTGCCCGTCCAGAATGTCCAGGACCCAGGTGCCGACGACCTTGCCCTCGGAGTCCCGCAGGATCGCTCCGGGCCAGCCGTTGAACTCACGCGGCTCCAGCGACGCACCGCTGGCGAGCAGCGGTGGGACGGTCGCCACCAGGATGCGGGCGGCTCGCTCGGCACCGAAGCGCCCTCCCTCGCCGCCACCCTTCCCGCCAGCGTCGTTCACCGTCTCGACATCGGCGGCCAGCAGACCCTGGAGGGCCTCGAGGTTGCCCTCTCGCAGGGCATCGAAGAACCTGTCCGCGAGGTCGAGCCGCTTGCGCCGGTCAACCTCGAAACGGGGCCGTCCGTCCCGCATGTGGCGACGGGCACGAGCCGCCAGCTGGCGGGCGGCGGGCTCGGACCGCTCGATCGTCTCGGCGATCTCAGCAAACCCAAAGTCGAAGACCTCACGCAGCACGAAGACAGCGCGCTCGAGAGGGCTGAGGCGCTCGAGCAGCAGCAGCGCCGCCATCGACACGGAGTCGGCGAGCTCCGCGGAGTCCGCGGGCTCGGCATACGGCTGGGTTTGCAGGGTGTCCGTGGGCAGCGGCTCGGGGAACCACGGGCCGACATAGGCCTCCCGCCGCACCCGGGCCGAGCGCAGGACGTCGATCGAGATCCTCGAGACCACGGTCGACAGATAGGCCTTCAACGACTCCGGCTCGGTGTCCGTCCCCGCGTAGCGCAACCACGTCTCCTGCACCGCATCCTCGGCCTCGCCCACGCTGCCCAGGATCCGATAGGAGATCGAGAACAGCAGTGGCCGCAGCTCCTCGAACCGCTGGGCGTCCATCACTTGCGCCCCGGTCTGCCGCCCGACAGTCGGGCCCTGCCTCCAGAAAGTCGTCTCCGCCATGCCCCTGAGACGAGGCGGCCCCCTGATCTGTGACATCGGCGGCGACTGTGACTTCGGCGGTGCCCGACACCGGATCCTGACCGCGGCCCGGTGTCACAGGGCTGGCCGTTGTCTCGTCCCAAGGTCGAGCCGCCGCAGGGGCGGCCCGTCGAAAGGAGAGAGCTGATGAACATCGCTCTGTGGATCGTAGCGGGGCTGCTCGCGACCGGCTATCTGATGGGCGGGACGGCGATGCTCGTGCTGCCCAAGGAGCGCTACTTCGCCCTGCACCCCAGCCAGGAGTACGTCGAACTCTTCCCGGCCGGCTTCATCACGGCCCTCGGCGGCGTGAAGATCCTGGGCGCGGTGGGGCTGATCCTGCCGGCGGTTCTGGGCATCGCTCCCGGTCTTGTGCCGTGGGCCGCCCTCGGTTTTGTCCTGCTCATGACCGGGGCGACGACGGTGCGGATCATCCGTCAGGAGTGGCCCAACGCCGTCGGCGACCTGGTGTTTCTTGCCTGCGCTGCCTTCGTGGCCTGGGGCCGGTTCGGGTCGGAGGCCTTCGTCGGCTAGGCGCCCTCAGGGGGTGATCAGCGTGGCCAGCGCGGCATCGGAGTCGGCCAGGGACTGCCGGTCGTATGTCGAGGCGAAGGCGATCACCTCGTCGGCACCAGTGCGGTGGACCAGTTCGGTGAGCTGCCGGCCGACCTCGGCGACGGTCCCGTGCACCGACTGGGCGACATGGTCCTCGATCTGGGCCTGCTGACGATCCGTGAGGTGCTGCGGTGCGTGGGAGCTCAGTGGTGGAAAGGCTCCGGTCGAGCGCGAGGTGACCATCGCCCAGGCCTCGGGCAGCATCAGCTCGCGCGCTCGCTGGGTGGTCTCGGCGACCATCACGTCGGCACTGACGATGAGATGGGGCTCCGGGCAGGATCGACTGGGACGGAAGCGATTCCGATAGTCGTTCAGCGGTGCGAGGTCACCCCGCAACACCGGGCCTCCCACAACCACCGGGAGGCCACGCTCTGCTGCCGTCGCGAGTCCGGATCCGGTGGCCAGCACGAAGATTGGCGGTGCTGGCACCCCTGCGGGCATCGCGGTGACTGGCCCGTCATCGGTCAGGAACGCCTCAAGATCCACGAGGTCCCGCGCGAAGTCCTCGGGCGTGTATCTCAGGACGTCCAGCGCCTCCCGCACGGGCGCGGTGAAACCGAGAGAACGGCCGACGCCCAGATCGATTCGCCCCGGGTGCAGGGCCTCCAGCATCCGCGCCTGCTCCGCGATGACCAGGGGCCGGTGGTTCGGCAACATCACACCGCCCGAGCCGACTCGGATCCGCTCGGTGCGCTCGGCGATGGCCGCCATCAGCAGCGGTGGGCTGCCGCTGGCGATCCCCGGCACGGCATGGTGCTCGGCCACCCAGAACCGGTGGAATCCCAGCACCTCGGCGCGGTCCGCCCGCTCGATCGTGTTGCGCAGCGCTGCCCCAGGGCTCTCTCCCTGACGGGTGCGCGACCGATCGAGCAGGGACAGCGGCACGCGCACAGTCGGCCCACTCGCCGAGCTGTCAGTTGCAGCGGTCATGATGTCCCCGACCGTACGCGGCTCTGTCGACGGGCGATGAGTCCCCCTCCTGGGGACAGTCCACATCGGCAGGGACACGAGTCCCACCACGGACCACGGAAGGACACCCAGTGGCTGATCTCCCGCTGACCTCGGACGAGTTGTGGGCGGCCGTCCACGCAGAGCGCGCCGCGCTCGCTGATGACCTGACCGGATTGACCCCGGAGCAATGGGCCACCCAATCTCTCTGCTCGCAGTGGTCCGTCCGGGAGGTCGTGGCCCACCTGACGGCCGCCGCGAGCACCTCGCGCCTGGCGTGGATCCGCAGCATCGTCGGCGCCCGCTTCCGCCCGGCAGTGCACAACCAGCGCCGCCTCGTGGAGCACCTCGGAGCCACGCCAGCCGAGACGCTGGAACGCTTCCGGGCCGTCGTGACCAGCACGGTCGCACCGTCGGGTCACACCGCCGCCTGGCTCGGCGAGGTCATCGTGCACGGCGCGGACATTCGCCGGCCTCTGGGCATCCCCCACGTTCCCGCTCCCCGTGCCGTGAGCGCCGTCGCCATCTTCTTTGCCGGGCAGGACTTTGCCGTGAACAGTCGCAGCGCGGTCAAGGGCTTGCGGTTGGAGTCCACGGACGGCGGCTTCACAACGGGTGCGGGACCGTTGGTCACGGGGCCAACCCTCGCCCTGGTGCTGGCCATGGTCGGGCGCGCCTCGGCATACGACGATCTCTCGGGTCCCGGTGTCCCCGAACTGATCCGGCGCTCGCAAGCTGACTGAGCCCCGGCGGTCCGATCACCGGCGGTCCGATCACTGCCCAACCCGGCCATCCACGCACTCTCGGAGCAGGTCCGCGTGTCCGGCGTGACGCGCATACTCATCGATCCGGTGCACGTGCAGCTCGCGCACGGCGATGCGGTCGCTCCCGACGCGCTCCCAAAGGTCGGGCAGTGCCGCCAGGGCGGCATCCGTCGCCAGTTGCTCACGCTCGAGATCGCGGTAGGCAGCATCCACCACTGCCGGATCACCCACTGCCCCATCAAAATCGGCGTCGTGTGGTCCATAGAGTTTGTCGAGCGATGGTCCCCCCAGCCAGGTGCGCCAGTCGCGCTCAGTCTCGGCGAGGTGCCGGAGCAGGCCCAGCAGCGACATGGTCGAGGGAGGCACGCTGCGCCGGGCGAGTTGTTCGGCGTCCAGGCCATCACATTTCATCAGCAGCGTGAGCCGATAGTCGCGCAACATGTCCAGCAGGGTCTCGAGCTCGCCATCCGGGCTGACCCCGTCGGTGTTGCGCGGATCGTGCGCCGGGTCGACCCACATGTCGGGATAGATGGTGGCCGGCGTCCAGCGCGAGGGCACATCGCTCATCTGTCCATCGTGCGGCGTGCGGTCTGTGGCTGCCACCGAATTAGGCGACGCGTGCTTCCCGTCGGAGGCCGCAAATCCGGGGTCAGGTCCGGCCGGCCGGCGACCCTGGCGGCTGTCGGTGCGTGGTGCCACAGTGGTTCTATGACGCAAAACCATCGCTCCCTGACAGCGCGGGAGTTCCAGGGTTCAGCGGGCGTCTCGGACTGGCGGGCTCTGGGGGTGGGGGCGTGCGCCTGGTTTGGCGCGACCTCACACGCGACGGGTGCCGCGCTGGTCCGCGGGGTTGTCGAGGCGGCGGCAGGGGCTGATGTCGCGATGCCTTTCATTGAATTGCGCTCCAGCGGCGTCCGGGTCCGTCTCGCGCCGGACAAGGGGAGCTTCAGCCAGGGCGATGTGACGCTGGCCCAGGAGATCTCGCGGGCTGCGGCCGACCTCGAGATGGTGTCCGACCCGGGTGTTCTCCAGGATGTGCAGCTGACCTTTGACACGCTGGATCAGGCCGCTGTCATGCCGTTCTGGCAGACGGCCCTGGGCTATGACCTGGTCGGCGAGGACGACCTGGTGGACCCGTTGCGGCGGCACCCGCCGATCTGGTTCCAAGACCAGGACGCACCGCGCCCACTGCGCAACCGGGTGCATCTTGACTCCGTGGCGCCGCAACCACGCGCGGCGGTTGCCCTGGAGTCGGTGCGAGCGGACGCCAGTTCGGTCAAGGAGCAGGGTTACTACGCCACGGTGGCGGACGCCGAGGGCAATGAGGTCGACCTGCTGCCGCTGCCTGAGGGTGCGGACCTCTGGGCCCCGTCAGCTGAGTCCGGCGGCAACCAGGCCGATCTGGAGGACTGGCGGCTCGTGTTCGCGGGGATGGCGTGCTATCCGGTCTCGTCCACACGCCAGGCGGTCGAGCTGGCCGAGGCTGTGGCTCGCCTGGCGGACGAGGCGGGACTGCCACTCGGAGTTGATCTGCGGCCCGGGGTCGTCGTCATCGACACGGGCAAGGACGTCCCGGATCAGGACGGCTATGAGCAGCTCGCCGTGCACGTGCAGGCCGCCGCGCGGGAGTTGGGGCTGACTGCCGATCCGTCGCTCGCTCGCTTCATCCAGGTCGGGATCGACGCGGTGGACATCGTGGCGGTGCGCGCCTTCTGGCGGGCTGTCCTTCGCTATGACGAGGACCCCCGCGACGGCGTCACTGACCTGTTCGATCCACGACGGCTCAACACTGTCGTCTTCTTCCAGCCGATGGACGAGTCCGACATGGAGCGTCGCGCGCAGCGCAACCGCATCCATGTCGACATCTTCCTGTCTGACGACCAGGCGCAGGAGCGCGTTGCCGCTGCTGTTGCGGCTGGCGGCACGGTCGTGCGGGAGGCCGCCACACCCCAGACATGGACCATCGCCGACCCGGAGGGCAACGAAGTCGACATCACCTTCTCTGTCGGGCGCGAGGAACTCTTCCGCGACATCGCAGCTGACTCCCGCGCCTGAATTACCCGCCCTGCTCGCTCAGCGCCGCCCGGACGTGACCTTCGTCGATCTGCTCGACACCAGCACCGAGAGCCAGTGTGAGCGCAGCCGTCGAGGACAGCAGGATCCGTCGCCGAATATCAGGAGCCACCTGGTATCCCCTGAACAGCACTGAGACCGCCTCCGGTGTCATGACGAGATCCAGTGCACCATCCTCCTCGTCGTGGCCCAAGATCCGTGCGACCCGACGCTGGAGCAGCGCCCGCACGTCACCGTCCACGGTGAGGTCGGGAATGCGCAACACGTGGTCAAAGAACGGCTGGGCACTCTGATACCCGGCGTCGCTCTCGTAAGTGGGGTGCACGGCGACGACGGCAGCGACCCCCAGGTCATCTGCCAACAGTCGCAACACTCGCCCGAAGAATGCGGCGCGCAACGTGCGGCTTGCTTCGACCTCCAACGCTCCGACCCAACGGTCGGTATCGTCCAGGAGCAGGACCGGCACGAGGTCGTGGTCACCCACGAGGCCGAGCAGCTGCAGCAGCTGATCCAAGACCTGGGTGCTCGCGCGCGCCTGGTCCTGAGCGAGTTGTGTCATCTCATACTGCAGCTGACCCGGCATCCACGCCGGTGTGCTGAGCCTTCCACCTGTGGCCCCAGGACATAGGACATGATCGAGGACTTTCCAGTCCCGGTGGCACCCACCATCGCCACGCGGCCACCACGCCGCAGCTCCGCATCGGGACTCCGCTCAACAGCACCGAGGCCGGACCTGGACTCCAGGTCATCGAGGGGTCGCTCATCTCCGACCCTAGGGCGAGGACCCCGGCTCAGCACGAGAGCGACGAGCGGCGCCGCAAGCGCGAACGCGTGGTGGACGAGAGTATGATCGTCGTATGGCGATAGCATCGGACAGAGTCGACGTTACATCCGCAGCCACCACTGCCGGCGACCTGATCTCGGCGGCAGCCCTGTTCCATGGGATGTCCGACCCTTCACGCCTCGCGATCCTCCAGCACCTGACGCTTGGAGAGCACCGCGTGCGAGACCTGACCGACCACCTCGGCCTGGCCCAATCAACGGTGAGTGCTCACCTGGCCTGCTTGCGGGACTGCGGACTGGTGACCTCACGGCCCCAGGGTCGCGCCTCCATGTTCTCTCTCAACAACGAGCCCGAGTTGATGAGCCTGCTGTCGGCGGCCGAAGTCCTGCTGGCGACGTCAGGCAACCGCGTCGCCCTGTGCCCGAACTTCGGGGTGGGGGCCACCGAAAGCCTGCCCCCGGAGCAACTGCGAGCGCACCCCGACTCCGATGCCCCATGAGCAGCCATGATCACGGGGCGGTGACCACTCACCGAGGGCGACTGGCGATCGCCTTCGCGATCACCGCGACCATCCTCGTCGCCGAGGTCATCGGTGCGTTCTGGACCGGCAGCCTGGCACTCCTGGTGGACGCGGGCCACATGCTGACCGACGCCGCGGGCCTGCTCATGGCCCTGGTCGCAGCATCCCTGGCTCTGCGGCCGCCGACTCCCGGGCGCACCTGGGGGTTCCGGCGCGCGGAGGTGCTTGCCGCCGGGGCGCAGGCGACGGTGCTGCTGGCCGTCGGGGCCTATGCCTTCATCGAGGGGATCCGCCGGCTCGACGATCCGCCGGAGGTCAGCTCCACCGGTCTGCTCGCCTTCGGCATCATCGGCCTGCTCGGCAACCTCGTGTCCATGTGGGTCCTCAGTGCAGGCCGCAGCGCCAACCTCAACATGCGGGCCGCCTTCCTCGAGGTGGTCAACGACGCCCTGGGCTCCGTCGCGGTGATCATCAGCGCCATCGTCATCGCGACCACCGGATGGACCCGCGTCGATGCCATCGCAGGGATGCTCATCGCCGCACTGATCGTGCCCCGAGCCATCACGGTGCTGCGCGAAGCCGGCAGCATCCTGCTGGAGTCCACTCCCAAGGGTCTCGACCTGGCGGCGGTGCGCACCCACCTCCTGGGGGTGCCGCACGTGCACGAGGTGCACGACCTGCACGCCTCGACCATCGCGACCGGCCTGCCCGTGCTGTCCGCGCACGTCGTCCTGGACGATGAGTGCTTCCGCGACGGCCACGCTGCCGAGATGTTGGGACAGCTCCAGGAGTGCGTCGCCGCGCACTTCGAGGTGAGTGTCGAGCACTCGACCTTCCAGCTTGAGCCTCCCGGCCACGCCGAGCGGGAGCACACGGCACACTCCTGACACCGACGAGCCACGTGATTGGGTCAGACACGAGACCGATCGAGACCCAGGCCAGACCAGACCGGCCGCGCGCAGTGCACGACCCGACCCACGGCATACTGCCGGTCAGAACCCGGACGAGAAGGAAACCCACGCCCCATGGCCTATTTCGAACCCGTCAGTGCCACCAGCTTCCGCGCGACCGAGCACGTCAGCGGCGCCTGGAACATCACCGAGCAGCACATTGCTCCCGCTCTGGGGCTCCTCGCGCACGCTGTGGAGGCCGACCGGGACGCCCGACGCGACGACGATCTGATCATTGGCCGGCTGTCCTACGACATTCTGGGCACGCTGCCGGTCGATGTCGTCGACTGCTCGGTGACGGTGCTGCGTCCCGGCAGGACGATCGAGCTGGTCGAGGCACGCCTGAGCCACGGGGGTCGCGACGGTGTGATCCTGCGGGCCTGGCTGATGCGCCCTGGTGACACCTCGGCCCTGGCTGGCACACCGCTGCCCACCATCCCCGCACCCGAGGCGATGCCGACCTGGGACGCGACGACGGTGTGGCCTGGGGGTTTCATCGCCAGCGCGGAGGTCCGACGGGACCAGGTGGAGCCCGGTCGCGGC contains the following coding sequences:
- a CDS encoding ArsR/SmtB family transcription factor, which produces MAIASDRVDVTSAATTAGDLISAAALFHGMSDPSRLAILQHLTLGEHRVRDLTDHLGLAQSTVSAHLACLRDCGLVTSRPQGRASMFSLNNEPELMSLLSAAEVLLATSGNRVALCPNFGVGATESLPPEQLRAHPDSDAP
- a CDS encoding VOC family protein, which produces MTQNHRSLTAREFQGSAGVSDWRALGVGACAWFGATSHATGAALVRGVVEAAAGADVAMPFIELRSSGVRVRLAPDKGSFSQGDVTLAQEISRAAADLEMVSDPGVLQDVQLTFDTLDQAAVMPFWQTALGYDLVGEDDLVDPLRRHPPIWFQDQDAPRPLRNRVHLDSVAPQPRAAVALESVRADASSVKEQGYYATVADAEGNEVDLLPLPEGADLWAPSAESGGNQADLEDWRLVFAGMACYPVSSTRQAVELAEAVARLADEAGLPLGVDLRPGVVVIDTGKDVPDQDGYEQLAVHVQAAARELGLTADPSLARFIQVGIDAVDIVAVRAFWRAVLRYDEDPRDGVTDLFDPRRLNTVVFFQPMDESDMERRAQRNRIHVDIFLSDDQAQERVAAAVAAGGTVVREAATPQTWTIADPEGNEVDITFSVGREELFRDIAADSRA
- a CDS encoding cation diffusion facilitator family transporter yields the protein MSSHDHGAVTTHRGRLAIAFAITATILVAEVIGAFWTGSLALLVDAGHMLTDAAGLLMALVAASLALRPPTPGRTWGFRRAEVLAAGAQATVLLAVGAYAFIEGIRRLDDPPEVSSTGLLAFGIIGLLGNLVSMWVLSAGRSANLNMRAAFLEVVNDALGSVAVIISAIVIATTGWTRVDAIAGMLIAALIVPRAITVLREAGSILLESTPKGLDLAAVRTHLLGVPHVHEVHDLHASTIATGLPVLSAHVVLDDECFRDGHAAEMLGQLQECVAAHFEVSVEHSTFQLEPPGHAEREHTAHS
- a CDS encoding thioesterase family protein, with amino-acid sequence MAYFEPVSATSFRATEHVSGAWNITEQHIAPALGLLAHAVEADRDARRDDDLIIGRLSYDILGTLPVDVVDCSVTVLRPGRTIELVEARLSHGGRDGVILRAWLMRPGDTSALAGTPLPTIPAPEAMPTWDATTVWPGGFIASAEVRRDQVEPGRGAFWVRSDQPLLEGVPVSGLAHTVRLLDISNGMTVRAQPQEVAFPNIDLTAHFFAQPQGDWVGFDTSVSFGASGVGLTSSVLHDETGPVGTMAQILTVRP
- a CDS encoding DUF664 domain-containing protein, which gives rise to MSDVPSRWTPATIYPDMWVDPAHDPRNTDGVSPDGELETLLDMLRDYRLTLLMKCDGLDAEQLARRSVPPSTMSLLGLLRHLAETERDWRTWLGGPSLDKLYGPHDADFDGAVGDPAVVDAAYRDLEREQLATDAALAALPDLWERVGSDRIAVRELHVHRIDEYARHAGHADLLRECVDGRVGQ